A genomic window from Candidatus Bathyarchaeota archaeon includes:
- a CDS encoding radical SAM protein yields MKKMKTSQLAPKVISGFLKFKAGRPTPLFASYNVTGRCNMKCKFCEWWKHEIPELSTKKALAAIDAVCNLGVPFFDLSGGEPLLRKDLIVLAKRVASHGCLVSMNTNGTLLTENIIGEVAGVFDTVVVSLDGPKRMHDEIRGVPGTYEKAIEAIKLLKAHGVKTGVNSVATPWNIDVLPEFIEELRSIVDIAQVQPMHPYPPTPENIPSKQQVSFLMDYLLALKRSDPSFLALPTEFIKGFEQFFQGTAPKICHAGELYVAINPEGKLLACPARSDLILGDATTDSIDTILKQRNTKGWRQVSKCKGCWLECTAGVSMMLKNPFKEASQLVGLWASR; encoded by the coding sequence ATGAAAAAAATGAAAACCAGCCAGTTAGCCCCTAAAGTAATCAGTGGATTTCTCAAATTCAAGGCAGGACGACCTACACCACTTTTTGCATCATATAACGTTACAGGCAGGTGTAACATGAAATGCAAATTTTGTGAATGGTGGAAACATGAAATCCCTGAACTTTCAACAAAAAAAGCGTTAGCTGCTATAGATGCAGTTTGCAATTTAGGAGTCCCATTTTTTGACCTCAGCGGCGGTGAACCTCTCTTACGCAAAGATTTGATTGTGCTTGCCAAAAGAGTTGCTTCTCATGGTTGTTTGGTAAGCATGAACACCAATGGAACCTTGCTGACTGAAAACATAATTGGCGAAGTTGCAGGCGTTTTTGACACTGTTGTGGTGTCCCTTGATGGACCAAAACGGATGCATGATGAAATAAGGGGAGTTCCCGGAACATACGAGAAGGCAATTGAAGCCATAAAACTGTTGAAGGCTCATGGAGTAAAAACTGGAGTGAACAGTGTTGCCACACCATGGAACATCGATGTTTTGCCTGAATTTATTGAAGAACTGCGCAGCATTGTTGACATTGCTCAAGTTCAACCAATGCATCCTTATCCGCCAACGCCAGAAAATATACCCAGCAAACAACAAGTTTCTTTTCTTATGGATTACTTGTTGGCTCTTAAGCGCTCAGACCCCAGTTTCTTAGCCTTACCAACAGAATTCATCAAAGGTTTTGAACAATTCTTCCAAGGAACAGCCCCAAAAATATGCCACGCAGGAGAACTATACGTTGCCATAAATCCAGAAGGAAAACTTTTGGCTTGCCCTGCACGGTCAGACCTTATTCTTGGAGACGCAACAACTGACTCCATTGATACAATCTTAAAACAAAGAAACACAAAAGGATGGCGCCAAGTATCAAAATGCAAAGGATGCTGGCTGGAATGCACAGCAGGAGTTTCGATGATGCTAAAGAATCCCTTCAAAGAAGCGTCGCAGCTTGTAGGTCTTTGGGCATCCCGTTAA
- a CDS encoding CoA-binding protein translates to MSQQQIKAILETYRTVAVVGLSKDSSKHSHRVARYLQAAGYRVIPVNPFVDTVLGEKAYKSLLDVPEPIDIVDIFRPSDEVLPVIEEAVKLKTKFGYPHVVWMQEGIINEQAAQQAKQAGLTVVMDHCMMKEHKRQKN, encoded by the coding sequence TTGAGTCAACAACAAATCAAAGCAATCTTGGAAACCTATCGTACTGTAGCGGTTGTAGGGCTTTCCAAGGATTCCTCTAAACATAGTCACAGAGTAGCACGATATCTTCAAGCTGCAGGTTATCGTGTTATTCCTGTTAATCCTTTTGTTGACACCGTTTTAGGGGAAAAAGCATATAAAAGTCTCCTTGATGTGCCTGAACCCATAGATATCGTAGACATTTTTAGGCCCTCAGATGAAGTTTTACCCGTAATAGAAGAAGCTGTAAAACTAAAAACAAAATTTGGTTATCCCCACGTAGTCTGGATGCAAGAAGGGATAATCAATGAACAAGCCGCCCAACAAGCAAAACAAGCAGGACTCACGGTAGTAATGGACCACTGTATGATGAAAGAACACAAACGCCAAAAAAATTAA
- a CDS encoding P-loop NTPase — protein MKIAVSGKGGVGKTLVSGTLASYFAKKGYKVMAIDADPSPNLALTLGIPVEEANKILPISENKELLEEKTKTDYPGVYKLHFTVDDIIEENGVKSPYGVNLLVMGTVKAAGSGCACGANSVVRELLRYLIVDRDEIVIVDMEAGVEHMGRGTASQVDAMIVVADSSRKALEIAKKLNLFAHQAGIKKVYIVGNRVREPIEKELITNFTNENELELLALIPYDITVVQADRLGEAPLKYAETSESVKAIQTIGEKLLQDFG, from the coding sequence TTGAAAATTGCTGTTTCCGGTAAAGGTGGAGTTGGTAAAACTTTAGTTTCAGGAACTCTTGCCAGTTACTTTGCAAAAAAAGGCTATAAAGTAATGGCTATCGATGCTGACCCCTCACCTAATCTTGCTTTAACTTTGGGAATCCCTGTTGAAGAAGCAAACAAGATTCTTCCAATATCTGAAAACAAAGAATTATTAGAAGAAAAAACCAAAACGGACTACCCTGGAGTATACAAACTTCATTTTACTGTAGATGACATAATCGAAGAAAACGGCGTGAAATCCCCTTACGGTGTTAACCTGTTAGTAATGGGGACCGTCAAAGCAGCTGGCAGCGGATGCGCATGTGGAGCAAACTCGGTAGTGCGGGAGCTGCTTCGTTATTTGATAGTGGACCGGGATGAAATCGTAATTGTTGACATGGAAGCAGGAGTAGAACACATGGGAAGGGGCACAGCCAGTCAAGTTGACGCTATGATAGTAGTTGCAGATTCCAGCAGGAAAGCTTTAGAAATTGCCAAAAAACTCAATTTGTTTGCCCATCAGGCAGGAATCAAGAAAGTTTACATTGTTGGTAACAGGGTCCGGGAACCCATAGAAAAAGAGTTAATCACTAATTTCACCAATGAAAACGAGCTTGAGTTGCTTGCTTTGATTCCATACGATATAACCGTGGTGCAGGCGGACCGGCTTGGTGAAGCTCCCCTAAAGTATGCAGAAACTTCTGAAAGTGTAAAGGCGATTCAAACCATTGGAGAAAAGCTTCTTCAAGACTTTGGTTGA